One Sphingobacteruim zhuxiongii DNA window includes the following coding sequences:
- a CDS encoding ABC transporter ATP-binding protein, translated as MNEFVLHTESLSYQYPKGSKLNFENLSVSKQKHTLILGESGSGKSTLLNLIAGFSAPTTGKVFIQGQDIYQLQESNLDHFRAKNLGFIFQEAHLLKNLTIVENIKLAQSLANYPVNEADIIELLKKLQLDQLANRKPNELSRGQVQRVAIARALINKPALLIADEPTAALDDKNTFLVIELIKALADEQGSTLIISTHDKRLKDEFSNNYQLSPL; from the coding sequence ATGAACGAGTTTGTGCTACACACAGAAAGTTTGTCCTACCAATATCCAAAGGGCTCCAAACTTAACTTTGAAAACCTGAGCGTTTCCAAGCAAAAACACACGCTTATCCTAGGAGAGTCAGGCTCTGGAAAATCAACATTGTTAAATCTGATTGCTGGTTTTTCCGCTCCCACTACCGGAAAGGTTTTTATTCAAGGACAAGATATCTATCAATTACAGGAATCAAATCTAGATCATTTTCGTGCAAAGAATTTGGGCTTTATCTTTCAAGAAGCTCATTTATTGAAAAACCTCACCATTGTCGAGAATATTAAGCTTGCACAATCGTTAGCTAATTATCCCGTTAATGAAGCCGATATTATTGAGCTTTTGAAAAAACTACAATTGGATCAACTTGCCAACCGCAAGCCGAATGAGCTAAGCCGAGGACAAGTGCAGCGTGTAGCAATCGCTAGAGCATTAATTAATAAACCAGCATTACTAATCGCTGACGAACCAACCGCAGCCTTAGATGACAAGAATACTTTTTTAGTCATTGAACTAATCAAAGCCCTAGCTGACGAACAGGGAAGCACTTTGATTATCTCCACTCATGACAAAAGATTAAAGGACGAATTCAGCAATAACTATCAACTATCGCCATTATAA
- a CDS encoding ABC transporter permease, whose amino-acid sequence MNTFQLVWKNITQQWGSTLLSIILTAFGVAILVSIYITSDTFEKQLDSNSKQVDLVIGAKGSPLQLILSTLYHIDNPTGNIKLAEAEKIKDNPFIETAVPISLGDNYKGHRIIGTDTSYMGLYELSLAEGKLWTKSFEVVLGSETARKHQLKLGDEIQSAHGLAENAHIHDDHPFKVVGILKPSATVVDNLILCDLQSVWDVHGIKHDEHDHDHDHEHDHATHEHTEETDEHVNHNHEIQPAETQHIHTKEDEHSHEGHDHATTGHEEAEQKSNSKTSDSLVTERPRPNVLIKSIAEDVIQDHSLEITALLVKYSSPAAIGVVPKLINQSTSMQAASPALETARLFSLLGVGIDSLEILAYVIMIIAGLSVFISLYNALKDRKYDLAIMRALGASKIKLFILLIVEGLVITTIGGLLGLVFGHLGLYLIGTQTSQSADIIQAFSIYNKEWLILLTACLIGVIASAIPAIKAYNTTISTILGNK is encoded by the coding sequence ATGAATACATTTCAACTAGTCTGGAAGAATATCACACAACAATGGGGGTCCACTCTATTAAGCATTATTTTAACCGCATTCGGAGTTGCAATTCTAGTAAGCATATACATAACTAGCGATACTTTCGAGAAGCAACTCGATAGCAATAGTAAACAGGTCGATTTAGTAATTGGAGCGAAAGGAAGTCCATTACAACTTATTTTAAGTACCCTCTACCATATTGACAATCCAACAGGAAACATCAAGCTTGCCGAAGCAGAGAAAATTAAAGACAACCCGTTTATCGAAACTGCCGTTCCAATCTCGCTTGGAGATAATTATAAAGGGCATCGAATAATTGGTACAGACACCAGCTATATGGGGCTTTACGAACTCTCTCTCGCAGAAGGTAAATTATGGACGAAAAGTTTTGAAGTCGTTCTAGGAAGTGAAACCGCTCGAAAGCATCAACTAAAACTCGGCGATGAAATTCAGAGTGCTCACGGATTAGCGGAAAACGCACATATTCACGACGATCATCCATTCAAAGTTGTTGGAATATTAAAACCTTCAGCTACCGTTGTTGACAATTTGATTCTTTGTGACCTCCAAAGTGTATGGGATGTACATGGAATAAAACATGATGAACATGATCACGATCACGATCACGAACATGACCATGCAACACATGAACATACTGAGGAAACGGATGAGCATGTGAACCACAACCATGAAATACAGCCAGCTGAAACCCAGCATATCCACACTAAAGAAGATGAGCACTCGCATGAGGGACATGATCACGCCACAACAGGCCATGAAGAAGCTGAACAAAAAAGCAATTCCAAAACTTCTGATAGTCTAGTAACTGAGCGTCCGCGACCGAATGTCCTGATAAAAAGTATTGCTGAGGATGTGATACAAGATCATAGCTTAGAAATTACTGCGCTACTCGTTAAATACAGCTCACCAGCAGCCATCGGAGTGGTCCCTAAGTTGATTAATCAATCAACAAGTATGCAAGCCGCATCGCCAGCCCTGGAAACTGCACGCTTATTTTCGCTATTAGGCGTAGGTATAGATTCCTTAGAAATTTTAGCTTATGTGATTATGATCATCGCTGGACTAAGTGTATTTATCAGTCTTTATAATGCATTAAAGGATAGGAAATACGATTTGGCGATTATGCGGGCACTTGGTGCTTCAAAGATTAAACTATTCATATTGCTAATTGTCGAAGGTCTGGTGATAACGACTATTGGCGGATTATTGGGATTAGTATTTGGACATCTAGGCTTGTACCTAATCGGCACGCAAACAAGTCAAAGTGCGGATATCATTCAAGCTTTTAGCATTTATAACAAGGAATGGTTAATTTTGCTTACAGCATGCCTTATCGGTGTTATTGCTTCCGCAATTCCAGCAATTAAGGCATATAATACAACAATATCGACGATACTAGGGAATAAATAA
- a CDS encoding 16S rRNA (uracil(1498)-N(3))-methyltransferase, translating into MHLFYTPDLDKQASHYQLSEEESKHAIRVLRLENTDTVQLIDGRGGMYQAEIIDAHPKRCTLEIKSRVFDFQKPNYHLHIAVAPTKNIDRIEWFLEKATEIGIQEITPIISEHSERKDVKIDRLNKVIISAMKQSLKAYMPVLNEAISFDRFISLQKDSDYNKAIAHCEDDEKVYLNQSFAKAQKYLILIGPEGDFSQKEIQQALAAGFHPVSLGEARLRTETAALYACLEIALLNR; encoded by the coding sequence ATGCATTTATTTTATACCCCTGACCTAGATAAACAGGCCTCTCACTACCAATTGAGCGAAGAGGAAAGTAAACATGCCATCCGTGTTCTACGTTTAGAGAATACAGATACAGTTCAACTGATTGACGGGAGAGGGGGCATGTATCAAGCAGAAATTATCGATGCACATCCGAAGCGTTGTACGCTGGAAATAAAATCAAGAGTATTTGATTTCCAAAAGCCAAATTATCATCTGCATATTGCAGTTGCCCCTACGAAGAATATCGATCGCATCGAATGGTTTTTAGAAAAGGCAACGGAGATTGGTATTCAAGAAATAACGCCGATTATAAGCGAGCATTCCGAGCGTAAGGATGTTAAAATAGATCGGTTAAACAAAGTGATTATATCGGCGATGAAACAATCGTTAAAGGCCTATATGCCTGTTTTGAACGAAGCAATTAGTTTTGATCGATTTATTTCACTCCAAAAAGACTCAGACTATAATAAAGCAATCGCCCACTGTGAAGACGATGAAAAGGTATATTTAAACCAGTCGTTTGCGAAAGCACAAAAATATTTAATCCTAATTGGACCGGAGGGGGATTTCTCACAAAAAGAAATCCAGCAAGCTCTCGCTGCTGGATTCCATCCTGTATCTCTTGGTGAAGCAAGACTGCGGACAGAAACTGCTGCCCTTTATGCCTGCTTAGAAATTGCGTTGTTAAACCGTTAA
- a CDS encoding hemolysin family protein → MAIDIFWTIFLVLANGFFVAAEFAIVKVRASQIELQAKSGSKVAQIAKNITDHLDGYLAATQLGITLASLALGWVGEAVMTQIVHEVFGWFNVELTGKLATNLGHVLAFSIITFLHIVFGELAPKSIAIQKPVATTMKVAIPLQFFYYVFKPIIFLLNGFANFLLRLIGVQVSTHEASHSSEELQYLLEKGKESGALNNSEHELIKNVFDFNERIVKNIMVPRTKIIAVEQNETADAFIETVTEEGYSRIPIYDENIDQIIGVVHTKDILPLLVKGKEVVLKNIMRKPYFIPETKKINDLMTEFQQKRIQIAFVLDEFGGTAGMVTLEDIVEELVGEIQDEYDEETPVVEQISETEFMVDAGSSVHDANGYLPLELPESSDYDTVAGLVSHIFERIPDVGDSKEELGYCFTIMKKTQQNIEFVKLDLIETAHDDDED, encoded by the coding sequence ATGGCAATTGATATTTTTTGGACTATTTTTTTAGTACTCGCTAATGGTTTTTTCGTTGCAGCTGAATTTGCGATTGTAAAAGTTCGTGCTTCTCAAATTGAACTACAAGCAAAGTCCGGTAGTAAAGTCGCACAGATCGCAAAGAACATTACGGATCATCTAGATGGTTATTTAGCGGCAACACAATTAGGGATTACCCTTGCTTCCTTAGCACTCGGTTGGGTCGGTGAAGCGGTTATGACGCAAATTGTACATGAGGTATTTGGTTGGTTCAATGTCGAACTTACAGGTAAATTAGCGACCAATTTGGGACATGTACTGGCCTTTAGTATAATTACCTTTTTGCATATTGTCTTTGGTGAATTAGCACCGAAATCAATTGCTATACAAAAGCCGGTTGCAACAACCATGAAGGTGGCTATACCTTTGCAATTTTTCTACTATGTTTTCAAACCGATTATCTTTTTATTAAACGGATTTGCTAATTTCTTGTTACGATTGATTGGGGTTCAGGTAAGTACGCATGAAGCGAGTCACTCATCGGAAGAATTACAATATCTCTTGGAAAAAGGTAAGGAGAGCGGTGCATTGAATAACTCGGAACATGAGTTAATTAAGAATGTGTTTGATTTCAACGAGCGCATTGTTAAGAACATTATGGTTCCTCGTACGAAGATCATTGCAGTGGAGCAAAACGAAACTGCTGACGCTTTTATAGAAACAGTAACAGAGGAAGGATACTCGCGTATTCCTATTTATGACGAAAATATCGATCAAATTATTGGTGTCGTTCACACGAAAGATATATTACCGTTATTAGTTAAGGGTAAGGAGGTCGTGTTGAAGAATATTATGCGTAAGCCTTACTTTATTCCAGAAACTAAGAAGATCAATGATTTGATGACGGAGTTTCAGCAGAAGCGCATTCAAATTGCTTTTGTCCTGGATGAGTTTGGTGGAACTGCCGGTATGGTTACATTGGAGGATATCGTGGAAGAGTTAGTCGGCGAGATTCAAGATGAGTACGATGAGGAAACACCAGTTGTTGAGCAGATTTCTGAAACAGAATTCATGGTTGACGCGGGCTCTAGTGTTCATGATGCAAATGGTTATTTACCGTTAGAATTGCCGGAGAGTTCAGATTATGATACGGTAGCCGGATTGGTTAGTCATATTTTCGAACGTATTCCAGATGTCGGCGATAGTAAAGAAGAGCTTGGCTACTGCTTTACCATTATGAAGAAAACGCAGCAAAATATTGAATTCGTTAAATTGGATTTGATTGAAACCGCGCATGATGATGATGAGGATTAA
- a CDS encoding inorganic diphosphatase, which produces MDVDRLWTIALLLFVGIFSANAQQHPWHQLSPGKEAPKVVTAVIEITKGSRAKYEIDKTSGLLKLDRVLNASVVYPTNYGFIPQSYCGDSDPLDILVLCSQDLAPYSLVDARVIGVMRMLDSGDQDDKIIAVAHQDAILKEYNDLSDLPSHIMKEISHFFQTYKSIDGKSVKIENISGQSDAQSVILESLEHYKTQFGNKDLTNGN; this is translated from the coding sequence ATGGACGTCGATAGGCTCTGGACCATAGCATTGTTGCTATTTGTCGGGATTTTTTCCGCCAATGCTCAGCAACATCCTTGGCATCAGCTCTCTCCGGGCAAAGAAGCTCCGAAAGTAGTAACTGCTGTCATTGAAATCACTAAGGGTTCTAGAGCGAAATATGAAATTGATAAGACTTCCGGTCTTCTAAAGTTGGATAGAGTGCTGAATGCTTCAGTAGTCTATCCAACTAATTATGGTTTTATCCCACAATCCTACTGTGGCGATAGCGATCCCCTAGATATTTTAGTATTATGTTCACAAGATTTAGCCCCTTATTCACTCGTTGATGCAAGGGTTATTGGCGTGATGCGTATGCTTGATTCTGGAGATCAAGATGATAAGATTATTGCTGTAGCTCATCAGGATGCTATTCTAAAAGAGTACAATGATCTTTCTGATCTTCCTTCCCATATCATGAAGGAAATTTCTCATTTTTTTCAAACCTATAAATCTATCGACGGTAAGTCGGTAAAAATTGAAAATATTTCTGGACAATCTGATGCTCAAAGTGTTATATTAGAGAGTTTAGAACATTACAAAACACAATTCGGAAATAAAGACCTAACAAATGGCAATTGA
- a CDS encoding inorganic diphosphatase: protein MSTQHPWHQVSPGEDLPNSVNAIIEIPKGSKAKYEIDKDSGLIKLDRVLFSSVMYPANYGFIPQTYCDDKDPLDILVLCSVDVYPMSLIEAKVIGVMHMIDNGEQDDKIIAVAKHDMSVNYINDLSELPPHTMKEIVRFFQDYKALEDKNVSIENLYGRSYAQNIILESIELYNKEIRNK, encoded by the coding sequence ATGAGTACACAACATCCCTGGCACCAAGTTTCTCCTGGAGAAGACTTGCCTAATTCCGTGAATGCTATTATCGAAATTCCTAAAGGTTCAAAAGCGAAATACGAAATCGACAAAGATAGTGGATTAATCAAGTTGGATCGTGTCCTATTTTCTTCCGTAATGTATCCTGCAAATTATGGCTTTATTCCACAAACCTATTGTGATGATAAAGATCCATTAGATATCCTTGTTTTATGTTCAGTGGATGTTTATCCAATGAGCTTGATCGAAGCTAAAGTTATCGGCGTTATGCATATGATCGACAATGGCGAGCAAGACGATAAGATTATCGCTGTAGCAAAACATGATATGTCAGTAAATTACATCAATGACCTATCAGAACTTCCTCCGCATACTATGAAAGAGATCGTTCGTTTCTTCCAAGACTACAAAGCTCTTGAAGATAAAAACGTATCTATTGAAAACTTATATGGACGTTCATACGCTCAAAACATTATTTTAGAGAGTATTGAATTGTACAACAAAGAAATTCGAAACAAATAA